In a genomic window of Mycolicibacter heraklionensis:
- a CDS encoding DNA-3-methyladenine glycosylase family protein — protein MSNSLRRTVAFPGPASPALTLAPLRRGPGDPCLQFVDGAIWRTSLMPSGPVTACIIQVAPDAVDCAAWGAGAAEFLDGAPGLLGVHDDAADFAPTDPTVAAAYRRVPHLRLGRTGRVLEALVPAVLEQRVPGADAFRAWRLLVTEFGSPAPGPAPSRMRVPPSAQTWRTIPSWKFHRANVDGGRARTIVGCAGRAAALERLVARPAAESRAALMSLPGVGEWTAAETAQRAFGDADALSVGDYHLATMIGRTLLGLPLDEPFTDAAMVELLEPMRPHRHRVVRLLIESGLAVSKRRGPRLALQRISSL, from the coding sequence ATCAGTAATTCGCTTCGTCGTACCGTCGCTTTTCCCGGCCCGGCCAGCCCCGCGCTGACGCTGGCCCCGCTGCGCCGCGGGCCGGGCGACCCCTGCCTGCAATTCGTTGACGGTGCCATTTGGCGAACCAGCTTGATGCCCAGCGGGCCGGTGACGGCGTGCATCATCCAGGTGGCGCCCGATGCGGTGGACTGCGCGGCCTGGGGTGCCGGGGCCGCGGAGTTCCTTGACGGCGCACCGGGCTTGTTGGGCGTCCACGACGACGCGGCCGACTTCGCGCCCACCGACCCGACGGTGGCCGCCGCGTATCGGCGCGTGCCGCACCTGCGGTTGGGTCGAACCGGCCGGGTGCTCGAGGCGCTCGTCCCGGCCGTGCTCGAGCAGCGGGTGCCGGGAGCCGACGCCTTTCGGGCCTGGCGGCTGCTGGTCACCGAGTTCGGCTCGCCGGCTCCCGGCCCGGCGCCGTCGCGAATGCGGGTGCCGCCGTCGGCGCAGACCTGGCGGACCATCCCGTCATGGAAGTTCCATCGCGCCAACGTTGATGGCGGACGGGCCCGCACCATCGTCGGTTGCGCGGGGCGGGCGGCTGCCCTGGAGCGGCTGGTGGCCCGCCCGGCCGCCGAGTCCCGGGCGGCACTGATGTCGCTGCCCGGCGTCGGCGAGTGGACCGCCGCCGAAACAGCGCAGCGCGCCTTCGGTGATGCCGATGCGTTGTCGGTGGGCGACTATCACCTTGCGACGATGATCGGCCGCACGCTGCTCGGTCTGCCGCTCGACGAGCCGTTCACCGACGCAGCCATGGTCGAACTGCTCGAGCCGATGCGGCCGCACCGGCACCGGGTGGTGCGGTTGCTGATCGAAAGCGGGCTCGCCGTCAGCAAACGACGCGGGCCGCGACTGGCCCTGCAGCGGATCAGCTCGCTGTAG
- a CDS encoding TetR/AcrR family transcriptional regulator has translation MGAVLSRQAYFETGLEVLSELGYGGLKLAEVCNRLGVTTGSFYHYFTSWPVYTRDLVQHWLDVRTLQHVEFLRAIPDPRQRLDSLIQIGLTLPHGAEASIRSWSSADPRVHAVQAEVDQQRFDVLFESALEVLHDKRQAQLFANWAIYLLIGYEQALLPRDTSTFEWIAAQLLDALDSGRFATATDAPPGKPSTAS, from the coding sequence ATGGGTGCGGTTCTCTCTCGTCAGGCGTACTTCGAGACAGGTCTCGAAGTGCTGTCCGAATTGGGCTACGGCGGCCTCAAGCTCGCCGAAGTGTGCAACCGGCTCGGGGTGACCACGGGGTCGTTTTATCACTACTTCACCAGCTGGCCGGTTTACACCCGTGACCTGGTTCAACACTGGCTGGACGTCCGCACGCTCCAGCACGTGGAGTTCCTACGTGCGATACCCGACCCGCGGCAGCGCCTCGACAGCCTGATCCAGATCGGCCTGACTCTCCCCCACGGGGCCGAAGCCTCCATCCGCTCCTGGAGCTCGGCGGACCCGCGTGTGCATGCCGTGCAGGCCGAGGTGGATCAGCAACGCTTCGACGTTCTCTTCGAGTCGGCGCTGGAAGTCCTCCATGACAAGCGTCAGGCGCAACTGTTCGCAAACTGGGCGATCTATCTGCTGATCGGTTACGAGCAAGCCCTGTTGCCGCGCGACACCTCCACATTCGAGTGGATCGCCGCACAGTTGCTCGATGCACTCGACTCCGGAAGGTTTGCCACGGCGACCGACGCCCCGCCCGGCAAGCCGTCTACAGCGAGCTGA
- a CDS encoding TetR/AcrR family transcriptional regulator: MRDAAFRRVGRPRGARSGVTRERIVTAASGLFGEFGYHATTFQAVAERAQLTRPAINHYFPSKQLLYQAVLTQAATLFERAVEQARTESTLIGQLSSIIVSFAQLGEEDRTVAAFAVTAVVDAQRDPVLKSLVGDIQGPPRAFLAEALTDAVDRGELVTNSGIGELTEMLLAVWWGVAFYVSLVGNQATSAGVVATLQALLTQELWQLRQPADGKS, from the coding sequence GTGCGGGATGCGGCATTTCGCAGGGTGGGGCGCCCCCGCGGGGCGCGGTCTGGCGTGACCAGAGAGCGCATCGTCACGGCCGCCAGCGGGTTGTTCGGCGAATTCGGCTACCACGCAACGACGTTCCAGGCGGTGGCGGAGCGGGCACAGCTGACCCGCCCGGCGATCAACCACTATTTTCCTAGCAAGCAACTGCTCTATCAGGCGGTTCTTACGCAGGCTGCGACCCTGTTTGAGCGCGCCGTCGAACAGGCGCGCACCGAGTCCACCCTGATCGGACAGCTTTCCTCCATCATTGTCTCGTTCGCTCAGCTCGGCGAAGAAGACCGCACGGTGGCGGCGTTTGCGGTCACCGCGGTGGTAGATGCCCAGCGCGACCCGGTGTTGAAGTCATTGGTCGGCGACATCCAAGGCCCGCCCCGGGCGTTTCTGGCCGAAGCGCTCACCGACGCCGTCGACCGGGGAGAGCTGGTCACGAACTCCGGGATCGGTGAGCTGACCGAGATGCTGCTGGCCGTGTGGTGGGGAGTCGCGTTCTATGTCTCGCTGGTGGGTAATCAGGCGACCTCGGCGGGGGTGGTCGCCACGCTGCAGGCGCTGTTGACCCAGGAACTCTGGCAGTTGCGTCAGCCAGCCGACGGAAAAAGTTAA
- a CDS encoding class I SAM-dependent methyltransferase → MSALRTHDDTWDIATSVGSTAVMVAAARASETAGADPLINDPYAELLVAGAGTGIWEMLLDDTLVDKVEAIDAEVAAVYHHMRNYQAVRTHFFDAFFADAVAAGIRQVVILASGLDSRAYRLDWPAGTVVYEIDQPKVLAYKEQTLAANNVTPAAERRAVAIDLRQDWPAALTAAGFDPAAPTAWLAEGLLMYLPADGQDRLFDQITALSAPGSRIAAETAGNHRSDERRQQMSERFKKIAETMGLTQSVDIQDLIYSDEDRAPVRGWLDEHGWRAASQPSTAEMRRLNRWVNVSVTDDADAFSEFVTAVRT, encoded by the coding sequence ATGAGCGCACTCCGTACCCACGACGACACCTGGGATATCGCCACCAGTGTCGGCTCGACGGCGGTAATGGTAGCCGCTGCCCGCGCGTCCGAGACCGCCGGCGCCGATCCGCTGATCAACGACCCGTACGCCGAGCTTTTGGTCGCCGGTGCCGGCACCGGGATCTGGGAGATGCTGCTCGACGACACGTTGGTCGACAAGGTGGAGGCCATCGACGCCGAGGTGGCCGCGGTGTACCACCACATGCGCAACTACCAGGCGGTCCGCACCCACTTCTTCGACGCCTTCTTCGCCGACGCGGTCGCAGCCGGTATCCGCCAGGTGGTGATCCTGGCATCCGGACTGGACTCTCGGGCCTACCGGCTGGACTGGCCGGCCGGCACCGTCGTCTATGAGATCGACCAGCCAAAGGTCTTGGCCTACAAGGAGCAGACCCTGGCGGCCAACAATGTGACGCCGGCGGCAGAGCGCCGCGCGGTGGCCATTGACCTGCGACAGGACTGGCCGGCCGCGTTGACCGCCGCCGGTTTCGACCCCGCGGCCCCGACCGCATGGTTGGCCGAGGGACTGCTGATGTACCTGCCGGCCGACGGGCAGGACCGGCTGTTCGACCAGATCACCGCGCTCAGTGCTCCGGGCAGCCGGATTGCTGCGGAGACCGCGGGCAACCACCGCAGCGACGAGCGGCGCCAGCAGATGTCGGAGCGGTTCAAGAAGATCGCGGAGACGATGGGCCTGACGCAGAGCGTGGACATCCAGGATCTGATCTATTCCGACGAGGACCGCGCGCCGGTTAGGGGATGGCTCGACGAGCACGGTTGGCGGGCCGCCTCTCAACCCTCCACCGCGGAGATGCGCCGGCTTAACCGCTGGGTGAACGTGTCGGTGACGGACGACGCGGACGCGTTCTCCGAGTTCGTCACCGCGGTGCGTACCTGA